CATATAGTTTCCACTAGTATAAATATTCGCTGGAAAACCAACAATCATCCATCCAGAAGCAACTGCTGCTGTACCCGATAAAGCAACCATCAAGGGGCCAAAACTTTTCGAACTACCTAAAAAGCCTGATGAAGTATCATCATTTTTTGATTTAATCCCCACTAAAAAAGATAAAGCTAGCAAGAGAATAACTGATCCTAAAATAATAAAATTTTCCATTCTAATTATCCTCCTCTATTGTTTCAGATGTTTGACTTTGACTATCAGCATCATTATTTAATGAAGCCGCATAGTCAACAAAATCATTCCATTTCTTCTCTGGTAACCAAGTATCTTTAAAAATGTAAAGAAATCCTCCTAGATAAACTAGATTTCCAATCCAACAAATAGCATAGAAATAAAATGCTGAAGGATGCATCCCCATTATGGTAAAGCTAGGAATATTATTACCAAAATAATAATAGTAGTAGATCATTCCCGTAATAGCTACAAACATTAAAATGCCCCAACCCACTACAAAAATCCAACTCAGTTTTTTATTAATTTTTTCACCTTCGGCTAACCCTAAAATAACATTAATCATTCCGTGAATGATTGTTAAATACATGCCAACAAAGCCTAAATCCATATAGACAAATACAATCATAGCAATCCATAAAACAGGTAGAAACAGTACTAATTTGTCTTTAAGAGAGTTAGAAATATGATATACACTCTTATCGTTATCCAAAAAAATAACCTCCTTTATATGTCTTCTTGCCGAAAGAAATTAATTGACAATAATTACTGGCGTTTTATATAAACTCTCGCGTTAACAACCTCCTTCATAAAAAGTTGACCTACAAGATATAAAGCAATCATCCTAAAGTAAATTCAATGCGAAAATGGTAAGAACCGTTTTGATTTATTGATGGTAGCGATATTTATTTAAAAATCATTCTTTATATTTTTGTACGGCAAATGTCATCTTATCAATCAATGATTACGGTTTCATTATAGTGATAAATACATAAAAGTAATATGCTAAATATAAGCTAAATTTATAACCAAATTTCCTATTTAAATAGGATAAACTGAATTAATACATACAAAAACTGACTATAAAGCATGAATTGAGACATCCTTTATAGTCAGTTTAAAAAAAATCTATAAACTTAATTAACCTACATAGCCGTCATCGAGTGACTCAATTAAATCTTCAATAATAGGGGCTACTTTTTCAGGACTTTCGACTGCAATGAAGTGTCCATAGCCATCGATAACATGTAACTCTTTATCATCTGTTCCTGTTAAGCGTTCCATTGTACCTTTAGCCATCTCAACCGTGTAAATAGTATCGTCAGTCCCCTCAATAATTCTTACCGGGCATTTCACTTCGTGAACTCTATCTTTTATGTCAAAGAAGAAACAAATATCAAAGTCACCCCGTTTAAGGACAGACGTTTCAGTAGCAACGCCCCAACGGATGAAATCGAAACGGTCTTGTGACGTTTTACGACCTACCATTGAATCTGAGAATTCACGTTGAGTAACACCAACGTTGTTGGCAGGGTGTGTTAATAATGGAATCATACCGCTCGTATCTTCAACAGATGTATCATCATTTCCTTGCATACACACAACAGCTCTTACTTCATCTGGGTGTTCGATTGCCATGTGATAAACAATCCCACCTGACATAGAGCATCCTACATAGATGGGACGATCAACTCCTAGAGCTTTTGTAATATCCCAAATCCAATTACCATATTCATTATAGTCATTAACAACCGTGTTCCCTTGTAAGGGCATTGATTTACCATGGCCTGGTTGATCAGGCGCATAAATACGGTACTTATCTTTGAAAATATTCATTAAATCATGGTATTGGCGATTTTCACGACCAGCTGTATGCAGAGCGATAATAACACCTTTATCGGTTGGGCCATCATTGGTTTCTACATAAATTTTCACACCATTAACAGTGATATAGAATCCACGAACATAATCATGGTTATCTAAAACGGGTTGATTTGCTTCACGTATAGGGCGATCTGAATAAATTTCTTCGTTATCACGGATATATGAGTAAATACGGGCAATATGGGCTAAAGTCGTATTGAACTGACGATTTAATAGTTTAGGACCGTAAACTTTCCAACCTTCGTCATCCGCAAAATCGGTATTGATATATTGGATACTCCGTTGATAATTATCTTTTAAATGATCCCAAATACGCCCTTCGCCACCAACTCCAATATAGGTATTTTCATCAGCGTCAGGTTTGCCTACAGTAATTTCATCAATATGTCCATTAGTTAGATGTAGCGTGGCTACTTCATCATCTTCAATAATCATTATAGGTCCTGTATAATGTTCTGCCGCATAGTAACCTAAAAACTCTTCGCTACCATTACCATTTAAGAAATCTTGAACTTTTTCTAAGTTATCAATTAATTTCAAATTTTTCCCTCTTTTCATAATAATTACTTTATTCAGCCATAATATAATATACAGGCTGAATCTGCTTTACATATCTATTATAAACGCTTCCATTGGAAGAATTAATACTCTTTATATGCAAAAAAAACGCCCTATTATCCTTCTTTAATAGGAAAAATATTTCCATTTCAGAACCTTTTACACTATAAACAGCGATATATCAACTTTTTCAGTCTTTTTTTACACATAGATGCCTTTCTATGCCTAATAGTAAAGACTATACTTTTATGCTATATTTATAGAATAGTTATTAAATAAGTACATAATAAATATCACAACATTTATAGAGATATTTATTATAAGAAAGAAGGAGATGAAATGGGTATTTCTAGGAATAAGCCAACAATAATCACAGTAGCTCTTTCTGGATCCTTAGGGTCAAAAACACGTAATCCTAACACACCCGTGACCAATGATGAAATGATTGAAGATGCTTATCAATGTTATTTGAATGGTGCTTCAATTGCCCATATTCATGTTAAAGCAGACGATAAAGAAACCTATGAAATCAATCGCTCATCAATTAAATATATTATTGATGGTTTAGCTAAAAAATGTGATATGATTGTTAACGTTTCTACTTCAGGTGAAGAGGCTACTTATCAAGGCTTAAAAATAAAAGGCGAAATTGATCCTCTTCAAAAAAAGCGACTCAGTATATTAGATGAAAGACCCGAAATGGTTTCATATGATATCCCAACCATGAATTTAGGCGAGCAAGTTTTTATTAATCCTCGTCCCTTTTTAAGACAAGCTGGACTAAGAATGCAAGAATTATCCATTTTACCTGAAATTGAAATTTTCAATTTAAGTGATATCCATCAAGCCTCCCAATTAATTCAACAAGGTTATTTAGCTTCTAATGCTAACTTTCAACTTTGTTTAGGCGTTGAAGGAGGGACACCCGCAACGGTTAAAAACTTAGTCTTTTTACAGGATGCTTTGCCTTCAGGCGTAAATTGGAGCGCTTTTGGAATAGGTAGTATGCATTTGCCAATTATGTTTACAACGCTTGCTCTAGGAGGTAATATTCGCGTAGGCTTAGAAGATAATCTGTATTATTCTTATGGTCAATTAACTTCAAATGTTGAGCTAGTTCAAAGAGCTGCTAGAGTAGTTAAGGAGTTCGGAAATGGTGTTGCAACTCCTAATGAAGCGAGAGAATTGTTAGGCATTCGACAGAGTTAATTAAAATATTTATAGAACAAAAAACTGGCTAACACAGCGATTAAACTTCATTTTACAGTTTAATCATTGTGTTAGCCAGTGCTCTATTATTTTCTATAAGGGTTTTCTACTTCTGTAATTGCATGTACTTCGTCTACGGATAAGCCTTTTATCTCTTCAGATGTCACATACTTAGTAATGGGTTCAAATGTGCCATCCCAATAAGCCATGTCAAAAGCTGGAATAAATTGAGTCCGACCATCTTTCATTCTGGCTGCAATATCTTCTTTAACAGCTTGGAAATCTTCCGTTTCAAAATCCCAAATAACCAAATATTGGTATTTATGCGGTTCTGATCCTAATTGGATATCTGATAATTTATAGTAGCGGCCACCTACATACCCAGGGATTCTTAATAAATCATGAAAATGTTGACCTACATACCAATCGATATATTCTTCTTCTTGACCTTCCGTAGGGTTACTTAATACCAACATGGAATATTTTTTCTTTTCTGCCATTTTTTACATTCTCCTTTTTTATTTTTAATTATTTTGATTACCTTGTTTATGCTTAGTTCCCTAGGCTAGCATCACTGTTAGCTCTACGTTCAGCAAAGATTTGTTTCAATCCAGGATATAGTACAACGATTGAACCAATTGATGTGATAACCATACCTATAGCCAAGTTTAATGTAATTGTTTCTCCAATAAAGATGGAAGAAATGATTGGTCCTAACGTTATTTTTAATAAGAAACAAACAGAAGCTTCAGTTGCACTTGTCAGTTCCATCCCTTTAAAGTAGCATAAGAATCCAATCCCAGTTTGTACAACCCAAATCCAAATTACCCAAGGCATAGATTCTAAAGTATACCCACCAAATAAATTGATGTATGATAATACTGGAAAACCATTAGCAGCAAAGAAATCGCCAATTGCAGGGATATTTGTTGCAAAAATAAAGACGAAAGTAACAAGGCCACCAATGATAGAAGTGAAACTGTTTGCTGCTAAACCACCCAATTTCTGAGTCGTACGCTTACCAATTACACTATATAAAGAGAAAGTGATAACAGTAATTAACATATAAAACAACCCGGTCATATTTAAAGGTTGTCCAAAAGGATTTACAATAATAAATACACCAATTAACGAAAGAACAATCATCCACAATTTATTTTTTGTTAATGGTTCTTTGAATAACCAACGCGAGAATAATGCCGTTGTAACTGGATTAGTACATAGTAGAACTGCAGCAACGGACGCGGGAATTAATGCTAACGCCATTTGATAGAAAGTCATTGAAATAGTAACATTTAAAATACCACATAATACGATGTCAAAAATATCTCTACTTGTTAGTTGAATTTTATTCGTACTTTTAGTTCCTATATCATTTTTCTTCAAATGTTTTATAGCGAATGGTAATAATACTAAACCCCCAAAAAAGAAACGTGTAGCAACAAATTGCACAGCATTAAATTGACCCCCTACTGTTTTGAAAATAGGCTCAGCCATACTAAAAATGATTGTTGTTAAAAGAATGTAAAAATATCCTAGTTTGATATTTTGTGTTGACTTAACACTAGTCATGCTTTTTTCCTCCTAGACATAAGACTTTGCAATCTTACGTATTAATTTTTTTGAATTCGGTAATACTAAAATCTTATAATGCCATGATTTTACGATGTATGAAGATGTTTAAACTTGAATGATCACCTATCTTCTACTGTTAAAAGCGTAATTATATATCGATTTGAGATAAGTACCTCCTTTTTAAATAGTAATCTGTGAAATTACTATTAATAAATTTCTTTTTTTGTCTTAAATAACAATTTATTCCTTATGCAACAGATTCCAAGTTTTAAATCATTATTTCTGTTTGCGGTTTCATTATAATAATTACCTATCAAAACTAAAATACGATAATTGAATGAATATTCTACTGTTTTTTACTACTTTTGTAGGTGTAGAAGCACTTAAAAGCTTTTATTAAACCATACTTTCATATTTTTATACTAAACAACAAAGCACGGTTGAATGAGCGTCGCTCCTTCAACCGTGCTTTTCAATTATTTAATAAATAACCACTTTCCATAAGTAACTAATGCTGCAACAACTGCCTCAGGTTGTTCTGGAATCAATGAATGGCTAGCATTTGGAATTTCTACGGTTAATACTCTCTCTCCAAATAAATCACGCATTTCATTTGCTCTTTCTTTCGGTGCAAATGGATCTAATTCAGCTCTCACTTCAAAGATAGGAACTTGACCACCAGCATCCCACCATTC
This window of the Fundicoccus culcitae genome carries:
- a CDS encoding DMT family transporter; the encoded protein is MTSVKSTQNIKLGYFYILLTTIIFSMAEPIFKTVGGQFNAVQFVATRFFFGGLVLLPFAIKHLKKNDIGTKSTNKIQLTSRDIFDIVLCGILNVTISMTFYQMALALIPASVAAVLLCTNPVTTALFSRWLFKEPLTKNKLWMIVLSLIGVFIIVNPFGQPLNMTGLFYMLITVITFSLYSVIGKRTTQKLGGLAANSFTSIIGGLVTFVFIFATNIPAIGDFFAANGFPVLSYINLFGGYTLESMPWVIWIWVVQTGIGFLCYFKGMELTSATEASVCFLLKITLGPIISSIFIGETITLNLAIGMVITSIGSIVVLYPGLKQIFAERRANSDASLGN
- a CDS encoding BKACE family enzyme, whose translation is MGISRNKPTIITVALSGSLGSKTRNPNTPVTNDEMIEDAYQCYLNGASIAHIHVKADDKETYEINRSSIKYIIDGLAKKCDMIVNVSTSGEEATYQGLKIKGEIDPLQKKRLSILDERPEMVSYDIPTMNLGEQVFINPRPFLRQAGLRMQELSILPEIEIFNLSDIHQASQLIQQGYLASNANFQLCLGVEGGTPATVKNLVFLQDALPSGVNWSAFGIGSMHLPIMFTTLALGGNIRVGLEDNLYYSYGQLTSNVELVQRAARVVKEFGNGVATPNEARELLGIRQS
- a CDS encoding alpha/beta fold hydrolase, producing MKLIDNLEKVQDFLNGNGSEEFLGYYAAEHYTGPIMIIEDDEVATLHLTNGHIDEITVGKPDADENTYIGVGGEGRIWDHLKDNYQRSIQYINTDFADDEGWKVYGPKLLNRQFNTTLAHIARIYSYIRDNEEIYSDRPIREANQPVLDNHDYVRGFYITVNGVKIYVETNDGPTDKGVIIALHTAGRENRQYHDLMNIFKDKYRIYAPDQPGHGKSMPLQGNTVVNDYNEYGNWIWDITKALGVDRPIYVGCSMSGGIVYHMAIEHPDEVRAVVCMQGNDDTSVEDTSGMIPLLTHPANNVGVTQREFSDSMVGRKTSQDRFDFIRWGVATETSVLKRGDFDICFFFDIKDRVHEVKCPVRIIEGTDDTIYTVEMAKGTMERLTGTDDKELHVIDGYGHFIAVESPEKVAPIIEDLIESLDDGYVG